One genomic segment of Tubulanus polymorphus chromosome 4, tnTubPoly1.2, whole genome shotgun sequence includes these proteins:
- the LOC141903418 gene encoding sorbitol dehydrogenase-like, translating into MKPDADNNLSVVLYAKRDLRLENRSVPQPGNNEVQIAINKVGICGSDVHYWSDGKHGEFVLTDPLVIGHESSGTVTSIGNGVSHLKIGDRVAIEPATPCRLCFYCKSGRYNMCLDVKGLATPPTDGSLCRYFVHAADLCHKIPDKLTFEDGALAEPLSCGIHACRRAGVSLGDKVLVLGAGPIGIICMLVAKSMGASEILITDIDAERLNFAKKVGADHTLLIEKQQIPELVETIVATFGGEMADITIECSGAESSIRLGVYATRPCGVLQLVGIGKQEVMFPIVNAAIREVDIRGMHRYVNTYPTALKMMASGAIDASVLITHRFTLEQTLAAFETFCDRASGAVKVMIECSSPTLSSST; encoded by the exons ATGAAGCCTGACGCTGACAATAATCTATCTGTAGTTCTTTATGCAAAGCGGGATCTTCGATTG GAAAATCGTAGTGTTCCACAACCAGGAAATAATG AAGTACAAATAGCTATAAATAAAGTTGGGATATGTGGTTCTGATGTACACTACTGGTCGGACGGTAAACACGGAGAATTTGTACTGACCGATCCTCTAGTTATTGGTCACGAATCAAGCGGTACTGTTACCAGTATAGGTAATGGTGTCTCCCATTTGAAAATTG GTGATCGAGTTGCGATAGAACCTGCTACACCGTGCCGTTTGTGTTTTTACTGTAAAAGTGGTCGGTATAACATGTGTCTGGACGTGAAGGGGTTGGCCACACCGCCAACCGACGGCTCCCTGTGTAGATATTTCGTCCACGCGGCTGATTTATGCCACAA gatTCCGGATAAATTAACATTCGAAGATGGAGCTTTAGCTGAACCGTTGTCGTGTGGTATACACGCCTGTAGACGCGCTGGTGTTTCACTCGGTGATAAAGTCTTAGTTCTTGGTGCAG GACCTATTGGAATAATATGCATGTTGGTTGCGAAATCAATGGGCGCGTCTGAAATCCTTATCACAG ATATCGACGCTGAACGGCTGAATTTTGCGAAGAAAGTCGGAGCCGATCACACGCTGTTGattgaaaaacaacaaattcCTGAACTCGTTGAGACGATTGTCGCAACATTCGGCGGAGAAATGGCCGATATTACTATCGAATGTAGCGGAGCTGAGTCGAGCATTAGACTTGGCGTTTAC GCTACTCGTCCTTGCGGAGTTCTGCAATTAGTGGGTATAGGCAAACAGGAGGTAATGTTTCCTATAGTTAACGCGGCTATCAGGGAGGTTGACATACGCGGGATGCATCGTTACGTTAACAC TTATCCGACGGCACTAAAAATGATGGCATCTGGTGCCATTGACGCCAGTGTTTTGATAACTCATCGATTCACCCTCGAACAAACTTTGGCCGCTTTCGAAACTTTTTGCGATCGCGCAAGCGGCGCGGTCAAGGTCATGATCGAATGCTCGTCGCCAACACTATCATCGTCCACATAA
- the LOC141903419 gene encoding renalase-like isoform X2: MSKSVLVVGCGMTGAVTAFLLSKLNPQKLMISCWDKARGGRMSTSRNKENVNQTVDLGAQYISVTPHYQHIHKKFYDDLLSTELLIPFTGLIEGSRHGEGTKNFVAPKGMNSLVKHFLSMSGANTHFNRTVKQITDINGKWQVKTDDGLTESFDCVIMTPPVPQILQMGGDIQQLIESQPVIHNCLKNVKYSSRYALGLFFADGAEIDVPWTASYVTENPCIRYIAIDNKKRGKVGGASMVVHTSVPFGIQYLESDKDDVQPIILDHLKTLLPRLPEPSEIKCQKWRYSQVKQSYTDSPGYVELKSDPILLCGGDAFVHSNMDGCLSSALKIVNRFVDLFNKL; encoded by the exons ATGTCCAAGTCTGTATTAGTGGTCGGTTGCGGGATGACTGGTGCAGTTACTGCATTCCTTTTGAGTAAATTGAACCCAcagaaattgatgataagtTGCTGGGACAAAGCTAGAG GAGGTCGCATGAGTACATCGAGAAACAAAGAAAATGTGAATCAAACTGTCGATTTGGGAGCGCAATATATTTCGGTGACGCCTCATTATCAGCACATTCATAAGAA attttatgacgACCTGCTATCAACTGAATTACTGATACCCTTCACAGGCTTAATCGAAGGCAGTAGACATGGCGAGGGAACTAAAAACTTTGTCGCACCAAAAGGCATGAATAGCCTAGTGAAACATTTCCTATCAATGTCGg GAGCGAACACACATTTTAATCGGACAGTGAAACaaataactgatataaatggaaaatggCAAGTGAAAACGGATGATGGTTTGACGGAATCGTTTGACTGCGTTATAATGACACCACCTGTTCCGCAGATTCTGCAAATGGGGGGAGATATCCAACAATTAATCG aAAGTCAACCTGTTATTCACAACTGTctgaaaaatgtcaaatattcTAGTCGTTATGCATTGGGTTTATTCTTTGCCGATGGTGCGGAGATCGATGTACCGTGGACTGCAAGTTATGTTACCGAAAATCCTTGTATTCGATACATAgcaattgataataaaaagagaGGGAAAg TTGGTGGTGCATCAATGGTGGTACATACAAGTGTTCCATTCGGTATTCAGTATCTTGAAAGCGATAAGGATGATGTACAACCGATAATATTAGACCATTTGAAAACGTTGCTGCCCCGTTTACCAGAACCAAGTGAAATCAAATGCCAGAAATGGAGATATTCTCAG GTAAAGCAATCTTATACGGACTCTCCGGGCTACGTTGAATTGAAGTCAGATCCGATATTATTATGTGGTGGCGATGCTTTCGTACATTCTAACATGGATGGTTGTCTATCCTCCGCGttgaaaattgtcaatagATTCGTCGATCTGTTTAACAAATTGTGA
- the LOC141903419 gene encoding renalase-like isoform X1, whose product MSKSVLVVGCGMTGAVTAFLLSKLNPQKLMISCWDKARGAGGRMSTSRNKENVNQTVDLGAQYISVTPHYQHIHKKFYDDLLSTELLIPFTGLIEGSRHGEGTKNFVAPKGMNSLVKHFLSMSGANTHFNRTVKQITDINGKWQVKTDDGLTESFDCVIMTPPVPQILQMGGDIQQLIESQPVIHNCLKNVKYSSRYALGLFFADGAEIDVPWTASYVTENPCIRYIAIDNKKRGKVGGASMVVHTSVPFGIQYLESDKDDVQPIILDHLKTLLPRLPEPSEIKCQKWRYSQVKQSYTDSPGYVELKSDPILLCGGDAFVHSNMDGCLSSALKIVNRFVDLFNKL is encoded by the exons ATGTCCAAGTCTGTATTAGTGGTCGGTTGCGGGATGACTGGTGCAGTTACTGCATTCCTTTTGAGTAAATTGAACCCAcagaaattgatgataagtTGCTGGGACAAAGCTAGAGGTGCAG GAGGTCGCATGAGTACATCGAGAAACAAAGAAAATGTGAATCAAACTGTCGATTTGGGAGCGCAATATATTTCGGTGACGCCTCATTATCAGCACATTCATAAGAA attttatgacgACCTGCTATCAACTGAATTACTGATACCCTTCACAGGCTTAATCGAAGGCAGTAGACATGGCGAGGGAACTAAAAACTTTGTCGCACCAAAAGGCATGAATAGCCTAGTGAAACATTTCCTATCAATGTCGg GAGCGAACACACATTTTAATCGGACAGTGAAACaaataactgatataaatggaaaatggCAAGTGAAAACGGATGATGGTTTGACGGAATCGTTTGACTGCGTTATAATGACACCACCTGTTCCGCAGATTCTGCAAATGGGGGGAGATATCCAACAATTAATCG aAAGTCAACCTGTTATTCACAACTGTctgaaaaatgtcaaatattcTAGTCGTTATGCATTGGGTTTATTCTTTGCCGATGGTGCGGAGATCGATGTACCGTGGACTGCAAGTTATGTTACCGAAAATCCTTGTATTCGATACATAgcaattgataataaaaagagaGGGAAAg TTGGTGGTGCATCAATGGTGGTACATACAAGTGTTCCATTCGGTATTCAGTATCTTGAAAGCGATAAGGATGATGTACAACCGATAATATTAGACCATTTGAAAACGTTGCTGCCCCGTTTACCAGAACCAAGTGAAATCAAATGCCAGAAATGGAGATATTCTCAG GTAAAGCAATCTTATACGGACTCTCCGGGCTACGTTGAATTGAAGTCAGATCCGATATTATTATGTGGTGGCGATGCTTTCGTACATTCTAACATGGATGGTTGTCTATCCTCCGCGttgaaaattgtcaatagATTCGTCGATCTGTTTAACAAATTGTGA
- the LOC141903564 gene encoding transmembrane protein 104-like isoform X2: MAGDITEVGASYSSSVGLVFIFNLIVGTGALTMPSAFHNAGWLLSLILVLVLGFTSFLTVTFVIESMAAANAILKARRIQRRTSDDSSEEDNDERPLLYGSVQYTRSYHGNHSTDIHKMDLFDISERVEMGQMAALFFNKIGLNLFYLCIIIYLYGDLAIYAAAVPKSVMDAACTYTGVVNGTGCNVSLTMDDPCWPSVQIDRGNIYRVFVAAFCLLVGPFVFSNVQKTKYLQIFTTVMRWAAFIIMIVLAVIRLAKGKGQGHPPIVDFGGVPNLFGVCVYSFMCHHSLPSLVTPIANKSKLTNLFLGDFLLIGGFYCLLSFTGIYAFKDVNDLYTLNFSPNKCGTSEDAITNLVFIEYFLILFPVFTLSTNFPIIAITLRNNLKAIGYREDRSYPFIVDRVVFPLLALVPPIGIALATSDLGNLVGITGSYAGAGIQYVIPALLVFYARKDTHNLFSHSIRNKHRSLFKHNIWILLVIAWAAVAIILVTVNHIMTGK; the protein is encoded by the exons ATGGCAGGGGATATAACAGAGGTTGGAGCTTCATATTCATCTTCG GTTGGGTTGGTTTTCATATTCAACCTGATCGTTGGAACTGGAGCTCTTACTATGCCCAGTGCTTTTCACAATGCCGGCTGGTTGTTGAGTCTTATTCTAGTTTTGGTTCTAGGCTTTACCAG ttttttgaCGGTGACATTTGTGATAGAAAGTATGGCAGCTGCTAATGCGATTTTAAAGGCCAGACGTATTCAGAGAAGGACATCG GATGATTCTAGTGAAGAAGATAATGATGAACGACCTTTATTATATGGTAGTGTTCAATATACACGATCTTATCATG gTAATCATTCAACAGATATTCATAAAATGGACCTGTTTGATATATCGGAGCGCGTTGAAATG GGACAAATGGCTGCTTTATTCTTCAATAaaa TTGGTTTGAACTTGTTTTATTTGTGTATAATCATCTATCTGTATGGAGATTTGGCTATTTACGCAGCAGCTGTACCGAAATCAGTCATGGATGCAGCTTG TACTTACACTGGTGTTGTAAATGGTACAGGTTGTAACGTGTCTTTAACTATGGACGATCCATGTTGGCCTTCTGTACAGATAGATAGAGGCAATATCTACAGAGTATTTGTG GCAGCTTTCTGTTTATTGGTCGGACCATTCGTCTTCTCAAATGTCCAGAAAACAAAGTACCTACAGATATTTACCACAGTTATGAGATGGGCAG CATTCATCATTATGATCGTGCTCGCCGTAATCCGTTTGGCAAAAggcaaaggtcaaggtcacccGCCTATTGTAGATTTCGGCGGAGTTCCGAATCTGTTTGGCGTGTGCGTCTACTCGTTTATGTGTCATCATTCTCTGCCGTCGCTCGTTACGCCGATCGCCAACAAGTCGAAACTGACGAATTTATTCCTCGGCGATTTCCTGCTGATCGGTGGTTTCTATTGTCTGCTGTCATTCACTGGTATCTACGCGTTCAAAGATGTCAACGATCTTTACACTTTGAATTTCAGTCCGAATAAATGCGGTACGTCGGAGGATGCGATAACTAATCTTGTGTTCATCGAGTATTTTCTCATTCTGTTCCCTGTGTTCACGTTGAGCACGAATTTCCCAATAATCGCCATCACGTTACGAAATAATCTGAAAGCGATCGGCTACCGCGAGGACCGTTCGTATCCGTTTATTGTCGATCGCGTAGTTTTCCCGTTGTTGGCTCTCGTACCACCGATAGGTATTGCCCTGGCGACATCTGACCTCGGTAATCTGGTCGGTATAACCGGATCCTATGCCGGAGCTGGTATACAATATGTTATTCCGGCATTACTAGTATTCTACGCCCGTAAAGATACACATAATTTATTCAGTCATTCCATTCGAAATAAACATCGTTCTTTATTTAAACACAATATTTGGATTCTGTTAGTAATCGCGTGGGCTGCTGTAGCTATAATTCTAGTCACTGTTAATCATATTATGACAGGTAAATGA
- the LOC141903564 gene encoding transmembrane protein 104-like isoform X1, whose translation MAGDITEVGASYSSSVGLVFIFNLIVGTGALTMPSAFHNAGWLLSLILVLVLGFTSFLTVTFVIESMAAANAILKARRIQRRTSISAINEQVYPGNCNSDSDDSQEELETRPLLNNPNSGNHSTDIHKMDLFDISERVEMGQMAALFFNKIGLNLFYLCIIIYLYGDLAIYAAAVPKSVMDAACTYTGVVNGTGCNVSLTMDDPCWPSVQIDRGNIYRVFVAAFCLLVGPFVFSNVQKTKYLQIFTTVMRWAAFIIMIVLAVIRLAKGKGQGHPPIVDFGGVPNLFGVCVYSFMCHHSLPSLVTPIANKSKLTNLFLGDFLLIGGFYCLLSFTGIYAFKDVNDLYTLNFSPNKCGTSEDAITNLVFIEYFLILFPVFTLSTNFPIIAITLRNNLKAIGYREDRSYPFIVDRVVFPLLALVPPIGIALATSDLGNLVGITGSYAGAGIQYVIPALLVFYARKDTHNLFSHSIRNKHRSLFKHNIWILLVIAWAAVAIILVTVNHIMTGK comes from the exons ATGGCAGGGGATATAACAGAGGTTGGAGCTTCATATTCATCTTCG GTTGGGTTGGTTTTCATATTCAACCTGATCGTTGGAACTGGAGCTCTTACTATGCCCAGTGCTTTTCACAATGCCGGCTGGTTGTTGAGTCTTATTCTAGTTTTGGTTCTAGGCTTTACCAG ttttttgaCGGTGACATTTGTGATAGAAAGTATGGCAGCTGCTAATGCGATTTTAAAGGCCAGACGTATTCAGAGAAGGACATCG ATATCAGCCATCAATGAACAGGTATATCCTGGTAACTGTAATTCTGACTCGGATGATAGTCAGGAGGAATTGGAAACTAGGCCACTTCTAAACAATCCTAACTCCG gTAATCATTCAACAGATATTCATAAAATGGACCTGTTTGATATATCGGAGCGCGTTGAAATG GGACAAATGGCTGCTTTATTCTTCAATAaaa TTGGTTTGAACTTGTTTTATTTGTGTATAATCATCTATCTGTATGGAGATTTGGCTATTTACGCAGCAGCTGTACCGAAATCAGTCATGGATGCAGCTTG TACTTACACTGGTGTTGTAAATGGTACAGGTTGTAACGTGTCTTTAACTATGGACGATCCATGTTGGCCTTCTGTACAGATAGATAGAGGCAATATCTACAGAGTATTTGTG GCAGCTTTCTGTTTATTGGTCGGACCATTCGTCTTCTCAAATGTCCAGAAAACAAAGTACCTACAGATATTTACCACAGTTATGAGATGGGCAG CATTCATCATTATGATCGTGCTCGCCGTAATCCGTTTGGCAAAAggcaaaggtcaaggtcacccGCCTATTGTAGATTTCGGCGGAGTTCCGAATCTGTTTGGCGTGTGCGTCTACTCGTTTATGTGTCATCATTCTCTGCCGTCGCTCGTTACGCCGATCGCCAACAAGTCGAAACTGACGAATTTATTCCTCGGCGATTTCCTGCTGATCGGTGGTTTCTATTGTCTGCTGTCATTCACTGGTATCTACGCGTTCAAAGATGTCAACGATCTTTACACTTTGAATTTCAGTCCGAATAAATGCGGTACGTCGGAGGATGCGATAACTAATCTTGTGTTCATCGAGTATTTTCTCATTCTGTTCCCTGTGTTCACGTTGAGCACGAATTTCCCAATAATCGCCATCACGTTACGAAATAATCTGAAAGCGATCGGCTACCGCGAGGACCGTTCGTATCCGTTTATTGTCGATCGCGTAGTTTTCCCGTTGTTGGCTCTCGTACCACCGATAGGTATTGCCCTGGCGACATCTGACCTCGGTAATCTGGTCGGTATAACCGGATCCTATGCCGGAGCTGGTATACAATATGTTATTCCGGCATTACTAGTATTCTACGCCCGTAAAGATACACATAATTTATTCAGTCATTCCATTCGAAATAAACATCGTTCTTTATTTAAACACAATATTTGGATTCTGTTAGTAATCGCGTGGGCTGCTGTAGCTATAATTCTAGTCACTGTTAATCATATTATGACAGGTAAATGA
- the LOC141904029 gene encoding mitotic spindle assembly checkpoint protein MAD1-like, which yields MNTSDDDNTVVLSMMQGYNEFLTNAAAGPRSRHSSRLDFSQRSSFGGINETGKASMKSLIEKQKDERKKEVDLISAKSKITQLEASISSEKMQSKRARIEYEQDFNQLKSDYQKSITAQTNLEQQIRILTHKEQQAKEEISECRKNLNTMKSAHDQKLISLQKERFELEMKLQEANDLARDNIKKLEHQLMRQETETKICQTELDDAQEQLQLAQKRNSELKLDLQELEELRITAQCATQKAHDLELEANQTRDESIQVKVMAEKLSRFPELENKILFLTEENIRLKDMQENIHLIREEKESLKQKLERAEKRLLDFDKLQVNHENTLAKLNQLGSVASGSSSDVGKRLADLQREHVLLVEKQGQMQTEMHTAERQCQQFQSKIKSMEAAKEEDKKTFTRLADHVRRLQKKLILISKERDGYKSMLNSYESEVTIDVNAQFQKRVSELEEVIEAYRTQTTNLETEITNLTKQLTDTNFQYQRQSSSNKVENTISLEADQKMIIELREKIVELEDRLEQGHLQGDYDRKETKVLHFKMNPGHMRQKERSQEITKLREENEKMKALLNEQSNVSDLTLQIGSSVRDSGANSKQVEDLKTQLSSAELKNQRLMEAFKQKSHEFREVCYQLMGYKVDIPASNQYRLMSMYAESPTDYLIFQQAQRRELQLLETDFSSCLKDMIASTLQRQQSIPVFLSTLTLQLFNQQTMMDSTMMT from the exons A TGAATACCTCGGACGACGATAACACTGTTGTACTGAGTATGATGCAAGGCTATAATGAATTCCTCACTAACGCCGCCGCTGGACCGAGAAGTAGACATTCATCGAGGCTGGACTTCTCGCAGCGAAGTTCATTCGGCGGTATCAATGAAACTGGAAAAGCTAGCATGAAATCTCTGATCG aaaaacaaaaagatgaaagaaaaaaggagGTAGACCTTATCTCGGCCAAGAGTAAGATAACCCAGCTAGAGGCTTCGATATCTAGCGAGAAGATGCAAAGCAAGCGCGCTCGTATTGAGTATGAACAGGACTTCAATCAATTGAAGTCAGATTATCAG AAATCGATCACTGCACAAACTAATCTCGAGCAACAGATTCGTATTTTGACGCACAAAGAACAACAGGCTAAAGAGGAAATTTCGGAATGTCGAAAGAATCTAAACACGATGAAATCCGCCCATGATCAAAAGTTGATCAGTCTTCAGAAGGAACGATTTGAGTTGGAAATGAAACTACAGGAG GCGAATGATTTAGCGCGAGATAACATCAAAAAGTTGGAACACCAACTGATGCGTCAAGAGACTGAAACGAAAATCTGTCAAACTGAACTCGACGATGCTCAAGAGCAGTTACAACTAGCACAGAA ACGTAATTCAGAATTGAAGCTTGATTTACAAGAATTAGAAGAGCTGCGTATAACTGCCCAATGCGCTACTCAAAAGGCACAC GATTTAGAATTGGAAGCGAACCAAACCCGCGATGAAAGCATTCAAGTGAAAGTGATGGCCGAGAAGTTGTCGAGATTTCCTGAACTCGAAAATAAGATACTATTCTTAACGGAAGAAAATATAAGATTAAA GGATATGCAAGAAAATATTCACCTGATTCGTGAAGAGAAAGAAAGCTTGAAGCAGAAATTAGAAAGGGCTGAAAAACGTCTGTTAGATTTCGACAAATTGCAAGTTAATCACGAGAACACTTTGGCAAAATTAAATCAGCTCGGATCAGTGGCTTCTGG ctcTTCATCAGACGTTGGTAAAAGACTGGCCGATCTTCAACGCGAACACGTGTTACTCGTTGAGAAACAAGGGCAGATGCAAACTGA AATGCACACAGCTGAACGACAGTGCCAACAATTCCAATCAAAGATCAAGTCGATGGAAGCTGCAAAAGAAGAAGATAAGAAAACCTTTACTCGACTCGCAGACCACGTTCGACGTTTACAGAAAAAACTTATTCTAATCAGTAAG GAACGCGATGGTTACAAATCGATGTTAAACTCTTATGAAAGTGAAGTGACCATCGATGTGAATGCGCAATTTCAAAAACGTGTCTCTGAGTTGGAGGAAGTGATCGAGGCATACAGAACCCAAACTACTAATCTAGAAACAGAAATAACTAACCTAACGAAGCAGTTGACGGACACCAATTTTCAG TATCAAAGACAGAGCTCCTCAAATAAAGTTGAAAATACAATTTCGTTGGAAGCTGATCAAAAAATGATAATCGAATTGAG GGAGAAAATTGTTGAATTAGAGGATCGACTTGAGCAAGGGCATTTACAG GGTGATTATGATCGCAAAGAAACAAAAGTGttgcatttcaaaatgaatccGGGGCACATGCGACAGAAAGAACGTAGTCAAGAGATAACAAAATTAagagaagaaaatgaaaagatgAAGGCGCTTTTGAACGAACAGAGTAACGTTAGTGATCTTACACTTCAAATCGGCAGTTCAGTCAGAGACAGTGGTGCAAACAGTAAACAAGTTGAAG ATTTGAAAACTCAACTGTCATCAGCCGAACTGAAGAATCAACGACTAATGGAAGCTTTTAAACAGAAAAGTCATGAATTCCGGGAAGTTTGCTATCAGTTGATGGGTTATAAAGTGGATATTCCAGCTTCGAATCAGTATAGATTAATGAGCATGTATGCAGAATCTCCAACTGACTACCTTATATTTCAA caaGCCCAACGCAGAGAACTTCAGTTGTTGGAAACTGATTTTTCGAGCTGTTTAAAGGATATGATCGCGAGTACTCTGCAACGACAGCAGAGCATTCCTGTGTTTCTCAGTACATTGACTTTACAATTATTCAACCAACAAACGATGATGGACTCAACAATGATGACTTAG
- the LOC141903768 gene encoding enoyl-CoA hydratase, mitochondrial-like has translation MASIVSRVIRNIHSKSLQTASFGLRCMSTGTYKNILVEKKGEKQNVGYIQLNRPKALNALNDELFCELLDALKSFDHDDQVGAIVLTGNEKAFAAGADIKQMCGGKFNEIYRSNFLAHWAGVADTRKPIIAAVNGFALGGGCELAMMCDIIYAGEKAQFGQPEILLGTIPGAGGTQRMTQAVGKSKAMEIVLTGDRVKADFAEKAGLVSKIFPVDQLVDEAVKTAEKIANHSKITVAMAKEAVNKSYEMTLKEGLDFERRLFQATFATDDCKEGMTAFIEKRPANFTDK, from the exons ATGGCGTCGATTGTTTCGCGAGTTATCAGAAATATTCATTCTAAATCGTTGCAAACTGCTTCATTTGGTTTGAGATGCATGTCAACCG GTACCTACAAAAACATCCTCGTTGAGAAGAAAGGTGAAAAGCAGAATGTTGGATATATCCAGTTAAATCGACCGAAGGCATTGAACGCattaaacgatgaactttTCTGCGAACTGTTGGACGCGTTAAAATCGTTTGATCACGATGATCAAGTTGGAGCCATTGTGTTGACTGGTAACGAGAAAGCATTCGCCG CTGGTGCTGATATCAAACAGATGTGCGGAGGTAAATTTAATGAGATATACCGTTCAAATTTTCTCGCACACTGGGCAGGCGTGGCTGATACTCGGAAACCAATCATCGCTGCAGTCAATGGATTCGCT tTGGGCGGTGGTTGTGAATTGGCAATGATGTGTGATATAATTTATGCCGGTGAAAAAGCTCAGTTCGGTCAGCCCGAAATTCTACTCGGAACAATTCCTG GCGCTGGAGGAACTCAGAGAATGACCCAAGCTGTTGGTAAATCAAAAGCTATGGAAATTGTTTTAACTGGTGATCGCGTGAAAGCAGATTTTGCAGAAAAGGCCG GTCTAGTGAGTAAAATATTCCCAGTTGATCAGTTAGTCGATGAAGCTGTGAAAACTGCAGAAAAAATTGCCAACCATTCTAAAATTACAGTTGCTATGGCAAAGGAAGCGGTCAATAAAT CTTACGAAATGACGTTAAAGGAAGGTCTCGATTTTGAACGAAGGCTTTTCCAGGCAACATTCGCAACG GATGATTGTAAGGAAGGAATGACGGCGTTTATTGAAAAGCGACCTGCTAATTTCACAGACAAGTGA